A section of the Acropora muricata isolate sample 2 chromosome 4, ASM3666990v1, whole genome shotgun sequence genome encodes:
- the LOC136915670 gene encoding neuronal acetylcholine receptor subunit alpha-2-like isoform X3, translating to MGALGTSVQNVLCYKSIIQMFRSTMECCPSVYAVVSELSLNVSLSEAAPTTNIVDTTSTNVSRSIIGTVVEKQEDDDDEIRLVNDLFNDYDRNVRPAKEKHLPVEVKFGIAYTQVVDLIEKDQVLVSNIWVRMKWYNHLLRWNESDYGGIKTINVNPGKIWLPDIVLHNNAEETLPSGTLYVFKNRVILTSDGECTWYAPTILRSGCNIDITYFPFDDQLCELKFGSWTYNGLEVNVVQMSDRADLKQYMTSSEFELISAKAQRNVITYSCCPEPYPDITFYIQIRRIPFFFLFNIIIPCMVVTSFSVLTFAFPPECGERVTLVIESFLAMSVVIFNVADDIPVTSISTPLIVKILLAAMIQIGFSLIANCVSLNMYRKTEMPQWVRVFFLHYLARMLCMDTGHPKADVMSVRRVNVRVRDMCSTLLLRKQDPRKLFWLL from the exons ATGGGCGCACTTGGGACTAGTGTACAGAATGTACTCTGTTACAAGTCCATAATCCAAATGTTTCGGTCTACGATGGAATGCTGCCCGTCAGTTTATG CTGTCGTTTCTGAACTGTCGCTAAACGTTAGTTTGAGTGAGGCGGCTCCCACTACAAACATCGTCGACACGACTTCCACCAATGTAAGCAGGAGTATCATTG GTACAGTTGTTGAGAAACAGGAAGACGATGACGACGAAATTCGCCTGGTAAATGATCTTTTTAATGATTACGACAGAAACGTACGCCCAGCGAAGGAGAAACATTTACCAGTAGAAGTCAAGTTTGGAATTGCTTATACACAAGTGGTTGATCTG attGAGAAAGACCAAGTTCTTGTCAGCAATATTTGGGTCAGAATG AAATGGTACAATCATTTGCTAAGATGGAACGAGTCCGATTATGGTGGAATCAAAACTATTAACGTTAACCCTGGGAAAATCTGGCTTCCTGATATTGTACTCCATAACAA TGCAGAGGAGACTCTTCCAAGTGGAACTCTTTATGTCTTCAAAAACAGAGTCATTTTGACTTCGGATGGCGAATGCACGTGGTATGCTCCCACAATCCTTCGCAGTGGATGTAACATTGACATCACGTATTTTCCTTTTGATGACCAATTGTGTGAGCTGAAGTTCGGGTCCTGGACCTACAATGGCCTGGAAGTGAACGTGGTCCAAATGAGCGACAGGGCAGACCTTAAACAATATATGACGAGTTCTGAGTTTGAGCTGATCTCTGCAAAAGCCCAGAGAAATGTGATAACATACAG CTGCTGTCCCGAACCTTACCCTGATATCACGTTCTACATCCAAATTCGTCGCATACcgttcttcttcctcttcaatATCATCATTCCTTGCATGGTCGTGACATCCTTCTCGGTCCTCACCTTTGCGTTCCCCCCTGAATGCGGTGAGCGAGTCACTTTGGTCATAGAATCGTTCCTCGCCATGTCTGTTGTCATCTTTAATGTCGCCGATGACATTCCTGTGACTTCGATCTCCACGCCCTTGATAGTCAAAATTCTACTGGCTGCTATGATCCAGATTGGCTTCTCACTAATAGCCAACTGCGTTTCGTTGAACATGTACAGAAAGACTGAGATGCCGCAATGGGTTCGAGTGTTTTTTCTTCATTATCTGGCAAGAATGTTGTGCATGGACACTGGTCACCCTAAAGCCGATGTGATGTCCGTAAGACGAGTAAACGTAAGGGTAAGAGATATGTGTAGTACTCTTTTATTAAGGAAACAAGACCCGAGAAAACTGTTCTGGTTATTATAG
- the LOC136915670 gene encoding neuronal acetylcholine receptor subunit alpha-10-like isoform X2, which yields MVHSKSCITFYLSLFLCVSAVVSELSLNVSLSEAAPTTNIVDTTSTNVSRSIIGTVVEKQEDDDDEIRLVNDLFNDYDRNVRPAKEKHLPVEVKFGIAYTQVVDLIEKDQVLVSNIWVRMKWYNHLLRWNESDYGGIKTINVNPGKIWLPDIVLHNNAEETLPSGTLYVFKNRVILTSDGECTWYAPTILRSGCNIDITYFPFDDQLCELKFGSWTYNGLEVNVVQMSDRADLKQYMTSSEFELISAKAQRNVITYSCCPEPYPDVTFTLHLRRKPGFFLYNIIIPCLVIASLAILTFVLPPEIGERVTLVIESFLALSFVVLMVSDNVPVTSDSSPLITKFLIISMIEIGGALIANCVSLNLHRKYEMPQWVRVVFLHFLARCLCINSGQPREGINAKKGKDRAADPFLDAIKLSEAKPLGSPSGPSPSHLKIPNRTHQDNSSIIAEEVSELANLELTHEQNQENRFFWIFVSRVVDRLFLVIFSITFVVSSCVIFAQVPDHYNVLL from the exons ATGGTCCATAGTAAATCATGTATCACCTTCTACTTGTCACTTTTTCTGTGTGTTTCAG CTGTCGTTTCTGAACTGTCGCTAAACGTTAGTTTGAGTGAGGCGGCTCCCACTACAAACATCGTCGACACGACTTCCACCAATGTAAGCAGGAGTATCATTG GTACAGTTGTTGAGAAACAGGAAGACGATGACGACGAAATTCGCCTGGTAAATGATCTTTTTAATGATTACGACAGAAACGTACGCCCAGCGAAGGAGAAACATTTACCAGTAGAAGTCAAGTTTGGAATTGCTTATACACAAGTGGTTGATCTG attGAGAAAGACCAAGTTCTTGTCAGCAATATTTGGGTCAGAATG AAATGGTACAATCATTTGCTAAGATGGAACGAGTCCGATTATGGTGGAATCAAAACTATTAACGTTAACCCTGGGAAAATCTGGCTTCCTGATATTGTACTCCATAACAA TGCAGAGGAGACTCTTCCAAGTGGAACTCTTTATGTCTTCAAAAACAGAGTCATTTTGACTTCGGATGGCGAATGCACGTGGTATGCTCCCACAATCCTTCGCAGTGGATGTAACATTGACATCACGTATTTTCCTTTTGATGACCAATTGTGTGAGCTGAAGTTCGGGTCCTGGACCTACAATGGCCTGGAAGTGAACGTGGTCCAAATGAGCGACAGGGCAGACCTTAAACAATATATGACGAGTTCTGAGTTTGAGCTGATCTCTGCAAAAGCCCAGAGAAATGTGATAACATACAG CTGTTGCCCAGAGCCGTATCCAGATGTTACATTCACTCTTCATCTTCGGCGCAAACCAGGATTTTTCCTGTACAACATCATCATACCGTGCTTGGTGATAGCTTCTTTGGCAATACTGACATTTGTTCTTCCACCAGAGATTGGGGAGCGAGTTACACTGGTTATTGAATCATTTCTTGCTTTATCGTTTGTGGTCCTGATGGTCTCGGACAACGTTCCAGTCACTTCCGACAGCTCGCCTCTTATAACCAAGTTTCTAATTATTTCCATGATCGAAATCGGAGGCGCACTCATTGCAAACTGTGTATCGCTGAATCTACATCGAAAGTACGAAATGCCGCAATGGGTCAGAGTCGTGTTTCTTCATTTCTTGGCACGCTGTTTGTGTATAAACTCGGGTCAGCCAAGAGAAGGCATAAACGCCAAGAAAGGCAAAGATCGAGCAGCTGATCCGTTTCTTGACGCAATAAAGCTTTCGGAAGCCAAGCCTCTCGGCTCCCCGTCGGGACCGTCGCCATCACATCTTAAAATTCCAAATCGAACTCATCAAGACAACTCCTCGATAATTGCCGAGGAAGTATCGGAGCTGGCAAACCTTGAACTCACCCACGAACAGAATCAAGAAAATCGTTTTTTCTGGATCTTTGTGTCTCGTGTTGTGGATAGGCTGTTCTTGGTAATATTTTCTATTACGTTTGTCGTGTCTTCCTGTGTTATCTTTGCTCAGGTTCCGGATCACTACAATGTACTTCTGTAA
- the LOC136915670 gene encoding neuronal acetylcholine receptor subunit alpha-10-like isoform X1 translates to MGALGTSVQNVLCYKSIIQMFRSTMECCPSVYAVVSELSLNVSLSEAAPTTNIVDTTSTNVSRSIIGTVVEKQEDDDDEIRLVNDLFNDYDRNVRPAKEKHLPVEVKFGIAYTQVVDLIEKDQVLVSNIWVRMKWYNHLLRWNESDYGGIKTINVNPGKIWLPDIVLHNNAEETLPSGTLYVFKNRVILTSDGECTWYAPTILRSGCNIDITYFPFDDQLCELKFGSWTYNGLEVNVVQMSDRADLKQYMTSSEFELISAKAQRNVITYSCCPEPYPDVTFTLHLRRKPGFFLYNIIIPCLVIASLAILTFVLPPEIGERVTLVIESFLALSFVVLMVSDNVPVTSDSSPLITKFLIISMIEIGGALIANCVSLNLHRKYEMPQWVRVVFLHFLARCLCINSGQPREGINAKKGKDRAADPFLDAIKLSEAKPLGSPSGPSPSHLKIPNRTHQDNSSIIAEEVSELANLELTHEQNQENRFFWIFVSRVVDRLFLVIFSITFVVSSCVIFAQVPDHYNVLL, encoded by the exons ATGGGCGCACTTGGGACTAGTGTACAGAATGTACTCTGTTACAAGTCCATAATCCAAATGTTTCGGTCTACGATGGAATGCTGCCCGTCAGTTTATG CTGTCGTTTCTGAACTGTCGCTAAACGTTAGTTTGAGTGAGGCGGCTCCCACTACAAACATCGTCGACACGACTTCCACCAATGTAAGCAGGAGTATCATTG GTACAGTTGTTGAGAAACAGGAAGACGATGACGACGAAATTCGCCTGGTAAATGATCTTTTTAATGATTACGACAGAAACGTACGCCCAGCGAAGGAGAAACATTTACCAGTAGAAGTCAAGTTTGGAATTGCTTATACACAAGTGGTTGATCTG attGAGAAAGACCAAGTTCTTGTCAGCAATATTTGGGTCAGAATG AAATGGTACAATCATTTGCTAAGATGGAACGAGTCCGATTATGGTGGAATCAAAACTATTAACGTTAACCCTGGGAAAATCTGGCTTCCTGATATTGTACTCCATAACAA TGCAGAGGAGACTCTTCCAAGTGGAACTCTTTATGTCTTCAAAAACAGAGTCATTTTGACTTCGGATGGCGAATGCACGTGGTATGCTCCCACAATCCTTCGCAGTGGATGTAACATTGACATCACGTATTTTCCTTTTGATGACCAATTGTGTGAGCTGAAGTTCGGGTCCTGGACCTACAATGGCCTGGAAGTGAACGTGGTCCAAATGAGCGACAGGGCAGACCTTAAACAATATATGACGAGTTCTGAGTTTGAGCTGATCTCTGCAAAAGCCCAGAGAAATGTGATAACATACAG CTGTTGCCCAGAGCCGTATCCAGATGTTACATTCACTCTTCATCTTCGGCGCAAACCAGGATTTTTCCTGTACAACATCATCATACCGTGCTTGGTGATAGCTTCTTTGGCAATACTGACATTTGTTCTTCCACCAGAGATTGGGGAGCGAGTTACACTGGTTATTGAATCATTTCTTGCTTTATCGTTTGTGGTCCTGATGGTCTCGGACAACGTTCCAGTCACTTCCGACAGCTCGCCTCTTATAACCAAGTTTCTAATTATTTCCATGATCGAAATCGGAGGCGCACTCATTGCAAACTGTGTATCGCTGAATCTACATCGAAAGTACGAAATGCCGCAATGGGTCAGAGTCGTGTTTCTTCATTTCTTGGCACGCTGTTTGTGTATAAACTCGGGTCAGCCAAGAGAAGGCATAAACGCCAAGAAAGGCAAAGATCGAGCAGCTGATCCGTTTCTTGACGCAATAAAGCTTTCGGAAGCCAAGCCTCTCGGCTCCCCGTCGGGACCGTCGCCATCACATCTTAAAATTCCAAATCGAACTCATCAAGACAACTCCTCGATAATTGCCGAGGAAGTATCGGAGCTGGCAAACCTTGAACTCACCCACGAACAGAATCAAGAAAATCGTTTTTTCTGGATCTTTGTGTCTCGTGTTGTGGATAGGCTGTTCTTGGTAATATTTTCTATTACGTTTGTCGTGTCTTCCTGTGTTATCTTTGCTCAGGTTCCGGATCACTACAATGTACTTCTGTAA